The genomic segment GGGAACTGGTCGACGCGAGCGGTTCGGACGATAAAATTGCCTGGAAAGTCGGATTTGAGAATCCGTCCGCGGTTTACGGCAGCGACAGGTTTCCGTCCGGCAGATAGCTCCCTATCTTATTGTGAAGCACTCCGGCGAATCTGTGCACGCGATCTCATTGGCATCGATGCGTGTTATCCGCGCGTACGGATTTCCCTTCCTGCACAGTTCGAGGACAGCGTACACCGCGTCCCTTCTTCCCTGAAAGACAGCCTCGACACTGCCGTCGCTCAAGTTCCTGATCCATCCCTTCACGCCGCCGCCGTCGGCGAATCTCTTTGCATATGCACGGAATGAAACACCCTGAACGGTTCCATAAAAAACGGCATGCAGGCATATATCCGCTTCTTCCACGTGCATGTCTTTGACAGGGCAGTAGTTAATTATTTCTCCGCTGCGCATTAGCCCATGTCGTGTCCAATGACGAGAATCGCGCTGAAATTCGGCTATGACGGCAGCTGCTTCAGCGGTTACCAGAGACAGCCGGCGAAGAGGACGGTAGAAGGGGACATAATACTGGCTCTGCAGCAACTCGGAGCAATAAA from the Candidatus Sysuiplasma jiujiangense genome contains:
- a CDS encoding acylphosphatase encodes the protein MHVEEADICLHAVFYGTVQGVSFRAYAKRFADGGGVKGWIRNLSDGSVEAVFQGRRDAVYAVLELCRKGNPYARITRIDANEIACTDSPECFTIR